The window TCGGCAGATGACCTCCGTGTCTGTCCTGGACTGAGTGCGTCCACAAAATTAGACCCGGAGTGGGAGATTTCCAGGTGAAGAACATTATCCCGGGCTCTTTAGGGTCAAAGTTAATGAGGGGAATTAGAAACCATCACTAACGTGCTGCAGTTTTTTTTCCTCGCAACTCTGGACGGTTTGTGTGCTCTTTATTCAAATAGGGGTCATCgttcatcttttgtgttcttaTGAAGTGTGCTTGTATAACGAGATTTTGTTAAAATGGCGGTATTTAAAGGCCATTTGACTAGGCGGTGTTACTTTGACCCAGAGTTCAATTAGATGTCTCTCAGTACAACGTGGACAGTTCTGACTAATGAACAACCCTTATTTAGTTACTGTTACATTGGAAATTGGAGTAGAACCAATTGGCTAgaaaatttaatgtaaatttaagtaacacactgaattaaatatgaagcacttaagtagaaagactgaagtAGTATTTTCTCATAAAACGTgttccaataatctttgttttatttgcaacacTGAAAAATTTTCTCATTAGGATTAGTGAATTGAACCAACTTTTAACCCTTAACTTTGATGTGTAACTTCTGCTGCAAAGTTTGTGATATGAACATGAATGATTCCTCAAATCACGCAGAGGTGGGTTACTTTTTTGAGCGATTTAGCTATCTTTCGCCAAGTAGATAATagaagcaaacaaataaataaacaacccaATTATATTGAAGGAAGAACCCTTGTAGCTTTTGACGTGATAACTTAGCAACACATATAAATGCCATGGAAACTTTTGCCTggtataaataaacacagaaagacacagatagacagacagacaaacaaacaaataaatgggcAAGCAAGCACTACtcttgctttttaaaaataaaagtcaaattCTACACtgtgaaaaatgatttttgtaagcTGTAAACATAACGATTATTGAAGCACATATTAAACCATGTTATTTGTTCAGTGAAGTGGTTTTGATCTAAATTGGAGTGCATTTTGAATGCAACTGCTAtttttccaaacaaattcacatttttatgaaCTCTTCAACTTTAAAAGAGGTATTGTATTTTAACTACATTTTAGGAAAGATTTACaagtcttttgttgtttttattagcgTGGTATGCTTCAGATCGTGTTTCACTATGAGCCGAGTCATTAAATAACACTCAAATATCATCCTGTCTTACTCGCTAATGTCCCAAACGAGGTAATGTCCTGTCATGTGACCCCCATCACCCACCTGTGTAGACTTTGTCTTAATCCCTGCTGATCTCCTCTCTGCTTTGAATACTCGGACTACTGAGTGTAACTAATTCTCCCACACAAGGATATTGTCCTCCCCATTTCAGCTTTgtcttttctctctttcactAGTCTCATTCGTTTGCCGAGCAGccggacaaaaaaaaaatcctctaaATTAAAAAGACTTAATGAGCTATTACTCTCACCTTAAATCTAATTGTCTATTTTGCCTCCAAAACTGATGAACAATCAGTCCGGAGAATATCCTCTCTGAATGCACCGTTTCAACTCTTTGTTTGAAATGTGAAAACTATGCAAACTTTGTTTAGAGCTCAGGTATTTAACAGTGGCCTGttcgaaacacacacacaaaaaaaaacattttaaaagaatagttcacccataaatgaaaactgtcatcatttactcaccctcatgtcgttccaaacctgtatgactttctgtcttatgaaaaaaacacaatatgagATGTTTTACAGAATGTCCGAGCTGCTTAAAGTGGATACTAGAAAGGgacacataaaaaataataaaattaacaaatattaatgcCCACAACATATATATTCATGCACTTCATGCATATGTTTGTATACAcaactattcaaaagtttttttgcaAGAAGTACTTAATACATTACACAATTTAatacattagatttaaaaagagagagtaatgacatttatgttacaaaagatttgtatttttaaaaaatgcatttttttttctatttatcatAGAatcctgaggaaaaaaaaatgaacactgataataataataaggaacgttccttaagcagcaaatcagcatattataaagatttctgaaggatcatgtgacactgaaaactggagtaatgaaatcacaaaacacacataaatgaatgtttattgctcTCAGCTATCCTAAACCTGTTGCAATGCGTTTAAAAGAGACATTTATTATCTGAGTATGAAGGTGAAAGAGATTTGAGACTTAAAAAATTAACAGtcaattattaaatttttttttttttaattaaataaatatttcccgAATATAACACATAAGCAGCATAgactacttttaaaaatatttattgtcctttttttgtttcaactacaaaataatgtaatagGGTAGGAGTGTTTGATTCTTAATCTATTTGAGCACCACAGACTTGGTGAGTTTTCTTCACATTACATGTGAACGTTTCCCAACAAATGGTAAACGTGTCACCCCCCACAGTACACAAACACTGCATCAGACGGAGGAATGGTACAGACGACTATTCCATAGAGACGGCCGGTCCCTATAGGAGCTTTTTCAGACGGCCATTTGGTGCTCCCATCCCTAACCTATTGACCCTCAACCTAGAGAGGTCAGCTGTGTCAGGGAGCCCAGATCCAGCACAAGCCTGTAAATCAAACGCCGGCGGGAACGGCGCACCGTCCAGGGTCCCAGCCAGGCCTGGCACCATCACTCTCCCCACTGTGACGCACTACCAGGCCGGTTCCCACTGAACCATGCCACCCTGGCAGCCCTCGTGACCCCTTTCAGGATACATCAGCCTTCAGCCGCTCGGCCATATAACCCCACCTGCGTTACAGGCCTTCCTGTTCTGGCTTGCATCACAAGCATGTATCTCTCAGGCATCGCCGCACCTGGAGCTCAAGCACACAAATCACTTTCAGGAACGTCCGTGCACTCCTGAGACGGTAAACGTTAAACACACTTTGGTTTGACCTGTGTGGGATCACCCCGGGGCTCTCTCTAATGGACAGAGCCATAAAATGGTCATGTTGCTGTTTTTCCAGCCAAACGACGACACCAGTTGTTCTGATTCCTCACTGGCTTTGTGATCGGAGTCATCAGTTCCGCATGGAGGAACTCGGGAGGGAAACCTATTTTACCTTCCGTTGACTCCATACTTCAGTGATGAAGCACAGTTCTGTCCACTTCTCCAGCAGCGACCCCTCATCACTGATGACAAACCATCTACCTACCTCAGGAAGACATAATATGAATTGCacaataacactttaaaaaaaaagtttagggtcagtatgattttttttttcttcagcaaggatgcaataaattgatttaaatcacagtaaaatcatgtataacgttacaaaaaaataccaatttcaaataaatgttgttcttttgaacggaatcttgaaaagaaatgtatcagtttccacaaaaatatgaagctgcagaatagttttcaacattggtaagaagaaagtttcttgagcagcagcaTATTTGttgagtgatttctgaaggatcatgtgacactgaagactggagtaatgatgctcaaAAATTCAGCTTCGCACCACAGaaatatattgcattttaaaatatatatgaccctggaccacaaaaccagtcttaagtagcatgggtatatttgtagcaatagccaaaaatacactgcatgtgtcaaaatgatcgatttctcttttatgccaaaaatcattaggatattacatAAAGATCaggttccatgaagatattttgtaaatttcctaccgtaaatatatcaaaacttaatttttgattagtaatatgcattgctaagaacttcatttggacaactttaaaggtgattttctcagtatttagatttttttgcaccctcagattccagattttcaaatagttgtatctcaaccaaatattgttctatcctaacaaacatacatcaatggaaagattatttattcaactttcagattatgtatagatagattaaatcttaattttaaaagaaaattacccttatgactggttttgtggtccagggtcacatattaagatttattttaatcttaataacacataaaatagttattttaaattacaataatatttcagaccattactgttttactgtatttttgatcaggtAAATGCAACATTGTTGTGCATAAGAGActtcctttaaaaacattaaaaaaaaaaaaaacttactaaccccaaacttttgaatggtatcaATATTTAATACTAATCTGATTCTCTAACATACAGATtattctttagatgttgttttaTGCATGTTCATAACAAAATTCCCTCATTATCAGTATTTACTAAGTATCACTAAGAGAAAATAATGGATGCACAATAAGCCaattattattacaaagcaTAACCCTGACACAAAGAGAAAGTGAATTTTGTCATAATGACTGGGTGAGTGTACTTTACATGAATACTTaccatacaattaaaaaatagacTTGTAAtattcatttcagttcaaataATTTGAGAATGTGAGAAGTGCATAGTGTGATACGAGAGGCATGAAACTAGCACTGCAATGTAGACAATTGCTCTCCTGTGACAACAGTTGATTATACAGTTTAGTGgttattatataaacatatttgaCTGTAAAATGCTGCAACTGACCAACTCGAATTTTCTAGAGAGTTGTGCAATAAATTGAGTTGACATTAGAAATCAAGTTCTGTGCCAAATCACATGTAGTAATTAACTGTCAGATGtgttgattaattaaaaaaatagattagaaaaatagaatagaataaggTATATGCACACTTGGATTTGGTGTGAAGATTCTACTCCACTCTTGCTAAATTAGGTGGAtttttgtgaccctggaccacaaaaccattcatacgtagcacgggtatatttgtagcaatagccaacaatacactgtatgggtcaaaattatagatttttcttttatgccaaaaatcattagtatattatgtaaagatcatgttccatgaagatattttgtaaatttcctaccataaatatatcacaaCTTAATTGTTGATTAGTAatgtgcattgctaagaacttcatttggacaactttaaaggtgatattttgcttttttttgcaccctcagattccagattttcaaatagttgtttctcggccaaatattgtcctatcataacaaaccaaacatcaatggaaagctaatttattcagctttcaggtgatgtataactcagaatttcaaataatttacccttatgactggttttgtggtccagggtcacatataacagATTGACATTAGATATCCAATTGTTGTCTCCTGTCATAAGCAGATCTGTTTCTCTGCATATCACCTACCTACCACATTTGTGTCACCTCTATAACTTGTTGATATTTAAATTAGGTATTAGATTATAAAAGTTGACATAAGGATTGTGAGCCTGCATATTATATTTGTTGCTTTAATGTATCATTTTAGCTTTGCTAAACAAATAACTTCTTTCAGATGTGTTTAATGTGGAGCATCCACTAACACTGATGACAGATCCAATTCTGGAGGTGTCAGACATCAAACTTGTTTTGCCACAAATGAAGCTCTGCTTATATTCAATTGCATAACCAGAAGTGATTTTCAAGTGGAAGAGGCACCACTCCACAGATGTCAAGTTATACAGACACAGCTGCAATCTGATGATCTGTTGCCCTCTGGTGGTACCATTTCTCCCCGTTACACTACAGATACTAGAGATGTGAGATAATACAATCCAGTTTTAGAAGCCAGAAGGATAAAATTGCCTCTCTAGAACACTTTACTCTGATTGGCCAGCGGccaattttttataaaataatgactGCCCACAGCAACACTGCTCATCTTTTGTTTCTACaagcaatattttaaactcagcATAATCAAATTAGGAAATattaggactttttttttttttttgcaaatcagCAGAAATACTTTTTGAAGATGCAGGGCTGTGCTATACATCATTTCCTAaaagttttcattaatttttaaataaaaaaaataattgatttaatacTTTGGTGATCTTAATTCCATGTGACAAAAAGATAAAACTTCCTTCTGATGTAAATGAAgcataaatcacattttattatagtaCTTAACCAGTCCAAGGCAATAATGTTTGTATGAAGTCAACTAAATATCCCGGTCAGCTCCAGATGAGAAATATGCATGAAGCAAATGTGCAAAAAACCAACTGATATCACTTCATATTTGATTATAATGCTAAATACCCATCAACACTACGATTTTGTCAGTCAGTCTTGTCCCGCCTTCAGTTTCTCAGCCATCGTGTTATCATGCTTGGATCCTCCCATGCACGGGGGGCTTTTGGCCAGGCTGGGGTTGCTGCTCCACTGCTGGGGCGTCTTAGCCTGGATGGCAAGGGCATGAACGCAGGTGCTGAGCTCCTCCTGCAGGGTCTCGTTTACAAGCCGATGACGCTGCAAGAGCGAAAGACCCTCAAACCGAGGACTCACCACCAGAACTCTGAAGTGGGACTCTGAACCAGTGGGTACGGCGTGCATGTGACTCTCGTTCATGACCTCCAGGTGCTCAGGTTTGAGGGCCTGGGCCAGTTTGGTCCGTATTGTGGTTTCCACAGGACCCATGTTGGGCCGGTGATGGGTCAGCTGTCTGGTTAAGGCAAGGGTGCAGGTGGAGGGACGCAGGCAGCGGAGAGCACTGGACAGCATCAGAGAACAGCTGCATGAAAACATCAAAGATCAGTGAGAAACTTCTGTCAAGGAATGATTTGTCGAGGTTGTCATTTGGCACCCTAATAACAATTTGTCTTCTTAAGGACTTATTCTGTAATATACTGAATAATACACATGACATGTAAATCAGTAGTAAAGAGAAAAATCTGTCAATTCTATTcctgttttagatttttaattagttctcatcttttaaaaacataagaaaaaaaaaaaaaacgttgaaATTTTAAGGAAGTATTTCTATAAAAGGCTACACCAGACTCGCAGAAATATGCTTTGTTCAACTTTAAACTTGATTAATTACAAAATTGCAAGGAAATAAACAGGATTAAATTAAAGAGCTAAATTTAGGTATTTCTCAGTAAAgggtattatattatattactgatTTCTGTGATTTTTATCAAAAAGGATGGATATCTATGTTTATgttaatagatagatagataagatagATAGAGTACTTGACAAAAGtttggaaattatttttttattaaaggaatagctcaatGTTTCAAGTAATTTAGGAAATGAATGCATTACCTTTTCAGCTTTTGGCAGGGATTTTACAAAAGGGGacactgatgacacacactTCTGTAAATAAGGACACAAGAACAAACTTTAGAGTgattaacaattaaaataatattcctAACATTTCCAGACTGCTTTGTTTGATTATAAAAACGAAAACAAtgaagaaaaactttttttaatttacagtttttcatgTCAAAAGTTAGAGAACTAACGTTATCCTAGAAACACTGGCAAAAATGGCAACatgtaaataatttcaaattcaCCAATATGCTCAATTAATTGTTAAAGAAACTAGGACATGAAAATTTACTACATAGCAGCCATGATGCAAATGATAGAACTCATATTTTGTCTATTTATCGCTGTTGCTATGGTAACCTAATCTGACCTCTGTCCGCCCAGGTCTATTTGGTTGCACGTGCCAATACTAACTTGTTAAAACGTTGTCAAATTTTGTATAAAAGTAAACTGCAACAATCGTCTGTGCACCAGGTACACTTAGCAATCTCGTCGATAAACGTCATACTGAATAAATAGTATATTTAACCCGCAAACTTCGTGCAGCTTCATAAAACATCCAGCCGAAAGGTTAGAAATGACATATTCTAGATTTGCCTTCATCGCCGCtctttaaaatctaatttcttGCACAATGACAAGTGACAAAGAAAATGCATGATCAAATATCGAAATGATTTCTCTCACCTTTCGTCTCCggtgtgttgtttttgtattatacACACAGGAAGCGATTCATGCAGATCCTCCTTCAGTGTTTAGACAGCGGACGGCTGAAATGACATTACTGCCGCCTAACGGCTGGACAGAAAGTTGCGTCAGATACATGAGGGTACCTCTATTTTGGATATTACATAAACAACCTAGTTTTCAGACAACGCAACACCTCAAAAATCGGCTGCAAGTCAGTCAAGTTAGTCAGAGCGCGCATTTTATTTTGGCGCCAAATAAACATTCTCAAACAAAATTCGAATTATGGTGCAACCATAGCAGctgcataaattaaaatgatactAAACAGTTTTAATTCTATACAGTGATTTCGTAGGCTACCGTTCCGTAAATActgttatttcatattttgtcatTATATAGATTTAGGCTACATAGGCTATAAGAAGTAGCTATTGCCAAGGCCTATATAAAAATTTGATCGTTGAGGTTTGACACCCCAAGCACTTAAGGACTGAAGAACTAGACGCTTAAGCATTCTGTAACATACTATGACATGtaagtctacaatcaagagatAAATCTTTCAGTCCTGTtccaattatattttttaattgtattttaatttggcGCCAAATAAATTGCCGGGAACAGAAATCGGATTTGCCTGAGACTATATCAGCTGCATAAAGTATATGCTAACCATTTTAATTCTATATGCTATTTATGCCGTGATTCCATAACATACTGTAGGCTACTGTAAGTTGACAACATaactattgttatttatttcatattttatcacTATTGTAGATTTACATATCAGAGGTAGTaagtacaaacaaaaatgtaattgcttATTTGTGTGATAAACCTAAATGTTGATTACATCTGGAAATTTCTGCAGACATGTCATAGGCCTACTTAATttttacatacttttttttttgcagcttttactactattattattattattttattttatttattttttctgagcCAACCACCAAGTAGCCTATTTCTATTTGCATGAAAACCAGGCCTTGGACCTTCTGCAAAACATTCATGTTTGTGTTTCACAAAAGAAGAACATGGAagcatgatggtgagtaaacaatgacaggaTTTTCTTGAGTATAAGTCTGAGTGGTGCGTGAAGAACTGCAATAATCTATTCAAGCATTAtatcatttgtttattatttgtatgtatgttttaaatCCATTGAGGGACAGTTTGAACTGCACAAGCGCAGTCCGATCCCCAGAATACGAGTCAAAAAAACGCAAAGTAAATCTCTCACAAACTGTAATACAGAACCATTTTGGTAAGGATGGAATAGTCTCTATATTCAGCGATATTGTCAACATTTCCATTCTCatgtacaaaaaaacaaatcacaaaatgaacaacATACAGTAGTACTCTATTTCTCATGTTcaacatttttatcttttttgttttattattccacatatttattcatttacatacAAACATCTACAATCTCTACAGCACAGTACAATGATAAGGTGATAAACTCTCTGTCACATTTAAATTATGGCAATACATTGAAACTGACAAAAGCATCAGAAGACCTATGGTATATTTGTAGAGTACACGGATGTCGGCctgttgttttctttcagcTGCTGTTTCACCAAATATGGCCAGCGGATATTTTAGTGTGCTTTCTTGCCCAATAGTTTGGAGGCAGAGCGAACATGTTTACCACTTATTGCTTTGATTTTTGCTTTTTGCACACAAGATTGATTGTTGCTAAGTGAACACGTTTAGAAATACAAAAGACCCTGTAACAAAACCCAAAAGTCTTACAACCAGTACACAATCTTAAGTGAGGACCAAATCCAGGACTGCTTGTACACAGATAAGTCATAGCTTCACTGAGATTAGTTACTGTAATTCACAGCATACAACAGCAATTATGACATACTCACTGTAATTCAATGAAGGGAACAACAGCTACACGTTGGAGATGTGAAGAACTGCAGGACTGTTTGGAAATGTTTTCGATGGGCCATTTTGAAAGTGACGTCAAAGAagttcaatatatatatatatatatatatatatatataagatgaTTGGTGCGTGCAAACAATTAGGCCTATCTAGTTTACTGACCAACCAAATCTTTAATAGTTATCGTTTTCAAGCCTTCCCTAAATTGTAACCAGCTTTCGGCTCGTTTGAAACATTTGCAAGAGCATGAAGTGCGTCCCATCTGAGTAAAACACCTGATTGAGAGATATGTCTATAGCCTCAAAACTTTGTTTTTCAGATTCTTTTCAGATTCCACACCCTGCTAGAACGTCGATGTATTACAAATTAGGGTTTTTTGTCTGTGCCGTGATGTGAGATCTGCCAGTACAAACCGAGGAAGTAGAAAATATTTGGCAATTAAAGATGCGCACGGTCACAAATGGCACACATAAAGATTGTCACTACAGCATCTGTGACACTACTGGTGACCGACGGTCACGGCAGGGATGGCAGTttctagaattttttttttttaactatgtgACACAATGCCACTTTCTCCAATTAAAATAGGCTGTTAGAAACATTTTAAGAGCTTGAAAGTTACATTTGTGCCTAAAATGAATAGTTTGTGTTCGGTAACCACTTTGGTTGAAgtatttttaaatctaaaaatggtTGGTTGGATCGTGTGTCTACTCTGAGCACGTAATATGGCTGCTATCCTACAAAATGGCAGTAAAGAACGTTGAGAATGACACCAAAAACGGTTTTCGTGTAAGCGCTGGCTGTGTTTACGAGCAACAGGGCTGAAATATAGCTTCCAGCCAGGTGGGGTTTTGTCTTCtctgattttgttttgtttttttgcgtCGTTATCTGGTTATTTAACCAGTTTTCCATGATTCTCCATGGAACTAGTATTAATTGTGCTTGGTAAAATGTAGCAGAGTTGGACAAGTTGTTTGTCCTAATGggatattatattaaatgttgctttatttttaaaaatccattgGGTTTTGACTTTCGCTTCTTTTTGATGCTATGTTCAGTTACTGCTACCAAGTCACCAAAGAATTGAACATCAGGTCAACAATGATACAGCAAAAAATTCACCCTGCATGTGGCACTACGTCTGTTTCTACAGATACTCAAagtaaaaaatactataaaatcaAACTCTCATAAacagttatataaataaatacaaatattcagAGAACACTCAACATTTCACATGCAAGCACACATACTTCCATACTTACACACATACCCACACACAGACGGATACCTCTGTTTCTTTACAAGAACACAAGAGAAAACGTGAAGGAGGGCGATTGTGTGTGCTGCAAATCAGTGTATTGACTTGTTCggtcattttttaatatatttgctttgataaaaaaatgaaatcccTTAATGAACAGATaaactgtatatacatacatcaAATGGAATCTATCTAAAACATATGTTGATACTAGTTCAACATTTGAACATGTAAATATCTTTtcttatatatatgtttgtatatttaataatagtttGAGTGTTCAAACAGACAGACTTGAATTACAgctaatttttatatatttatattcaatacataatttacataatcatcaaaataaaactattgtTTTTGACAGTTTAATCAAATCACATTGTgcttcatttgttcattttttccttTCGTTTTTTCTTATGCGTTCGATGGACTTTTGTATGAAAACGGGGCGAATGTAACGTTTGTCTCAATGTTTGCGCACATTCAAAAGCGACACAACTAAAACTGCTCTGTGGATCTCAATAGGAAAGTGTGATAGTAgcataaaacaatgcaaaatatgaataatggcACACTGAACCATACAATGACAACCCATCATGTCACTTATCTCATATTTTACATCATGTCCAAAGAATCATAggtagagcactttcatcagttATGTTCACTATCTTCAAGCATATTCTTATGAATCGTCACGCTTCATTGCATGCACAACACCGTCAAtaatgagacattttgaaaaaaacaaccGAATTTGAATTACGAAAACCAAAATGAGGAGTGCTTGAGCCGATATTGCAGACAATTGCGGCATCACacactttttatgtttttgggaCACAACGGACTAGAGTAAAGCAACAACAATAACCATCACCAGCACCACTAGATCAACACTGTCCATTCAAATATATCTACCTACTGATTTCACGGGTCCTCAGTGATGGTTTTCAAATCATGTGATGGCTCGGATGAAGATTAAAGGGAAAGTCAAAAATGAACATGTTAAATTTCACATTCATTCCATAACGCAAATCTGGAATGTGTTTAACATGGCAgtttttctacacacacacatacacacagggtTTCCAATATTCCTGTGAGACAGTGAGACATCAGCAGGGAACATCTCTATACATGTAGATCTgaatgaaatcaaattaaattgaaattataATACGACTGCACATATTGGAGGAATGAAGATATCTGTAAATGTTGGATTTGTGTCGCTGCTTCCAGCATTGCTCACTCACGGACAGGATCAAACTCAAACGCCGCCACCTGCATGCTGGAACGCTGCACTATTGAAGCACCTGACCGCGAGTCTCAGGAAGCCTGAGAGCCAAGAAGCTTCCTGCTGCCAAAGCCCCCGATGCGAAGAGGATGGGCACCGCTTTAGTGATGCCCACGAACGACTGGAAGATGCTGATGCCCAGAACTGCAGCTAATTTACAGAGGGCGTTTAGAAACCCGAAGGCTGTAGTTCTgtggaaaagaagaaaaagattaaaaatgtcataaattGGATCTGTCTATaaagaaagaagtctcttatggtcaccaaggctccatttattttctcaaaaaaaaaaaaaaaaaaaacggtaatattgtgaaacatcattacaatttaaaataacctttttgaatatattttaaaatgtaatgacagtgacttttcagcatcattactccaggcttcagtgtcacatgatccttcagaaatcattctgcactttaaaaaaaataaaggttctttattggtcACTGAAGGTTCCACAAAGAAGCTTTAACAACCATTGCAGAAGAACTTCTTTATAGCAGAAAAAAGGGATCTTCAGACtaagaactgttcactaaaatgttctttttttgttgaacTCAAAatagttcttctatggcatcactgcacacaacaaaaaaaagtgtactatgctgaagaaacatttggTATAATTATGAATGttaaacagttgttctgcttcatatttttgtggaagccgATACATTTTGTCAGGATTCTTT is drawn from Onychostoma macrolepis isolate SWU-2019 chromosome 16, ASM1243209v1, whole genome shotgun sequence and contains these coding sequences:
- the bola1 gene encoding bolA-like protein 1, giving the protein MLSSALRCLRPSTCTLALTRQLTHHRPNMGPVETTIRTKLAQALKPEHLEVMNESHMHAVPTGSESHFRVLVVSPRFEGLSLLQRHRLVNETLQEELSTCVHALAIQAKTPQQWSSNPSLAKSPPCMGGSKHDNTMAEKLKAGQD